The Streptomyces tendae DNA segment CGTAGGCGGTGACGCCCTCGCCGGCCTGGTCGGGGTAGGTGTACGCGCTGTCGCCCGCGGTGTCCGCCTGGTCGATGCGGTCCAGGCCCCAGGACGGCGGGTTCTCCTGGGTGGCGGTGGTGCGGTAGGTGCGGTTGGCGACCACGGCGCCGACGGCCGGGTCGGCGGCGAGCCGTTTGGCCTCCGTCGCGTTGAGGCCGTCCGCGGCGAACCCGTTCAGGGCCGCCGTGTACGACCGGCTGAGCTCGCCGCCGTACTCCTGCGCCAGTTCCTCGCGGTCCGCGGACGTGGTGCTCCCGTCCAGCAGGACGATGTAGCTGCCGGCGACGGCGTTCGCGGCGCCGAGGCCGAGGACGGTGCCCTCGGCGGGTGGGGCCGCCTGGGCGGAGGCCGCCCCGAAGAGGGCTGCCGTGCTCGCGGCGGTCACCGCGCAGGCGGCGGCGGTGACCTTCAGTGCGACGGTGCGCATCCGATGCGTCATGAAGAGGGATCTCCTCGTCAGGTGTGGGGGGTTGACCTCCGGCGCGACGTCACGGGGAGGCTGACGAGAAGACTGACCAGTTGTCGCGGTCAGATCAATGGCGGCCGGTGGCGGCGGACGCCGTGCGAGGGCACATCTCCACAACGTCCGCCCATGCCGGAGCCAACCGCTCGGCAAAAGCCGAGCTGAGCGGGGTGCTTGAACGCGCCAACCAGCGCCTGGGCGAGATTCGTGACCATCCCCTCACCCAACCCTCACCCGGCCGGTGTTTCGGACTCTCGCGTTCCGGGGCGTCGCCGGAGGTCAGCGGAACAGGTCCGCGTGACGCCGGGCCCAGTCGCGAAGGCGCGCGGCGGGCGGCCGAGGACGTCCTGGACGCCGAGCCCGGGACGCAGTTCGGCATCGGCGGGCTCGCCCAGGATGCCGAGGGTGGTCTCGACGACGGCGTGCGGGTCGATCAGGTGGGCGGAGGCGCCCTCGTTCCCCGGGAACAGCGCGTCGGTGCCCTCGAGCACCTCGCGCAGACCCGCCTCGTCGGTCAGGTCCGCGCGCACCGGCCGCGCGCCGTCCGGTACCCGCGCGGCCGTGGTCCCCCTCGACGCCGCGGTCACCCGCTCGCCGTCCGCCGCGAGGGAACGGACCAGTTCCCGGCCGACGTTCCCCGTCGCCCCGGCCACCATGAACATGAACACCTGCACCGTCAGCCCGGTGGTGGACATCGTGTTCAGCCGCTGGACGACTCCGGTGCTGTGGGCCCTGCACGCCTACGGGCGACTCTCCGGCGCCGCACTGTCCGCCGCGGTGAGCCGTCTGCCGGGCGGTCAGGCCTGGCCGGTCTCGAAGCGGGAGATGCGGCCGTCGTCGTCGACGGTGAAGGACCAGCTGGTGCGCATCTCGCCCCAGGTGTCGTTGCTGTAGCGGGCGACGAGGCGCCGGCCGCCGTCGGACTCGTTGTCGACCTCCATGTGGCCGTGCGAGGAGAAGATCTCCCGGTCGGTCCACTCGGCGAGGTCGCGCTCGGTGCCGTCGTCCGCCATGGTGGCGCCCGGCGCCAGGAGGGCCATGAACGCCTCCCGGTCATGGTTGTTGACGGCCGCGACGAAGGCGCGGACGGCCGGGTCGCTGAGGCGGGTGATCTGAATGGTCATGCCGTCAGATTCGTACCGATGCCCGGCCCCCGCCACCCGCGTCACCCGATCGGCGCCGGTGGCGGGCCGGGCCCACGGCTCCGGTGGGACGGTGGTCGGGGCCAGACCACCGTGCACGGGGAGACGACGTGACCTGTTACGACCGACGTGACCTGGGACTGCTGCTGCTCCGGCTGGGAACCGGCGGGGTGCTCGCCGCGCACGGTTCGCAGAAGCTGTTCGGCTGGTTCGGCGGTGGCGGCATCGCGGGCACCGGCCAGTTCATGGACTCCATCGGGTACGCGCCCGGCAAGGTCAGCGCCACGGCGGCGGGCCTCGCGGAGACCGGCGGCGGGTTGCTGCTCGCGCTGGGGCTGGCCACGCCGGCGGCGGGTGCGGCGGCGGCCGGGGCGATGGCGGGCGCCTCCGCCGTGCACGCGCCGAACGGCTTCTTCAACCAGGAGGGCGGCTTCGAGTACGCCGCGTCCCTGGGCCTGACGGCGGCGGGTCTCGCGGTGACGGGACCGGGCCGGCTCTCCCTCGACCACCTGCTCGGGCACACGGCCGACCGGAGCTGGATGGTCCCGGCGGCCCTCGCGGCGACGGCGGCGGCCACGGCGGTGGCGGTGGGGGCGCGCAGCCGGCGGCTGCGGAAGGCCCGGGAGGGTCAGCAGGGCGTGCTGTTCGAGTAGCGCGTCACGGCGGGGCGGGCACTGTCGGTGGCCTGTGCCAGGCTCTGCGCCCATGAGCGAGCACCTGTCTTCCCCGCCGGCCTCCGCCGCGGGTCTGTGGGAGTCCATCGACGGACTGTGCGGCTGGCTGGACGCGAACAGTCCCGTCGACGGCCCCGAGCGTCTGCTGATGCGCGTCCTGAAGCTGTCCGAGGAGGTCGGCGAGGTCGCGCAGGCGCTGGTCGGCGTGACCGGCCAGAACCCCCGCAAGGGCGTCACGCACAGCTGGGACGACGTGCGGGCCGAGCTGTGCGACGTCGCCGTCACGGCCCTGGTGGCGCTGCGCACCCTCACCCCGGAGGCGCGGGACGTCTTCGCCCGCCACCTCGACCGCATCACCGAGCGGTCACTGGGCGCGTGAACACCCGCGGTCGGCCCGTGGCGGCGTGACCTCCACGGGCCGCCCATGGGGGCGTGACCCCCGCGGCCGTCCCGCCGCCCGCCGCCGTACGCGGCGCCTCCTCAGCAGGAAGTGTCCTCCGGCAGGTGGGTCTCCGCCCACCTGCCCAGTTCCTTCAACGCCGGTTCCAGCGCGGCCCCCGACTCCGTGAGGCGGTACGCGACCCGCAGCGGCGGACCCTCGTCGACCTCACGGACCAGCAGTCCCGCCGCGCCCAGTTCGGCCAGCCGGTCGGAGAGCATGCGCTCGCTGATGCCGGGGATGGCCCTGCGGAGCTCGGCGAAGTAGGCGGGCTGCTCCACCAGCACGGCCACGATCGGGCCGGTCCACCGCTTGCCGAGCAGCTGGAACACACGCGTGATACCGCCGTCGACCTTCTTGCACGCCTCTGTCCCGTGTACCTGCTCCGCCGCCATGCCCTCAGGGTACCGCCGTCCACAGGAGGTGAAAAAAGGTAAGTACCTGTGTTATTCATAGTCCAGTACGAATCCGCAGCGGTTACGTGACACACGTCTCCGCTCCTCCGACCATGGGAGAAACCCCAGATGGCCACGCTTCTGCACATCGACTCCTCCGTCTTCCCGGCCTCCGCCTCCGCGTCGCGGGCCGTGGCGCGGACCTTCCGCCAGGCGTGGGAGGAGCAGCACCCCGAGGGCACGGTGATCCACCGCGACCTCGCCACGGACCCCGTGCCGCACCTGACCGCGGAGTCCCACCTGGCGGCCGTGACCGACCCCGCGGAGCACACCCCGGAGCAGGCCGCCGCACTCGCCCGGCGGCTGCTGCTGATCGAGGAGATCGAGCGGGCGGACGCGCTGCTGATCGGCGCGCCGATGTACAACTTCACGATCCCGTCCACGCTCAAGGCCTGGCTGGACAACGTGATCCTGGTGGGCCGCACCGCGGGTGACGCGCCGTCCGCCAAGGGCACCCCCGTCACCGTGGTCGCCAGCCGCGGCGGCTCCTACGCCCCCGGCACGCCCCGCGAGGGCTACGAGTACGTGCAGAACTACCTGCGCGCGGTGCTCGGGGACATGATGGGGCTCGACGTCGACTTCATCGTCCCCGAGCTGACCATGGCTCCGCGGGTGCCGGCGATGGCGGACCTGGTCCCGCTGTTCGAGAGCTCCCGCGAGCGCGCCCACCAGGACGCGACCGCCCGCGCCCGGGCCCTCGGGCACCGGCAGGCGGCCTGACACACCTCACCGGGTGCGCCGCGAAGGTGCGGCGGAACCCGCCAGGTGGCCGTGCCGGGTCAGCCGCGGCGGCGGGTGTCCTCCAGGAAGTGCAGGACGGCCGCGACCCGGCGGTCGGTGCGGTCGGTGGGGGGCAGGTCGAGCTTGGCGAAGATGTTGCGGATGTGCTTGTGCACGGCGCCGTCGCTGACGACGAGCCGTTCGGCGATGGCCGCGTTGCCCAGTCCCTCCGCCATCAGCGCGAGCACGTCCCGCTCCCGGGGACTGAGCCGCTCCAGCCGGGTGTCGGGCCTGCCACGGGTCAGCAGCTGGGCGACCACCTCCGGGTCGATGGCGGTGCCGCCGTCCGCCACCCGGTACAGCGCCTCGAGGAACTCCTCGACCCGCCCCACCCGCTCCTTGAGCAGATAGCCGAGCCTGGCACTGCCCTGCGCGAGCAGGTCGCCGGCGAACGCCTGCTCGACGTAGGCGGACAGCACGAGCACCGCGAGGCCGGGCAGGCGCCGCCGGGCCTCCACCGCCGCGGTGATCCCCTCGTCGGTGTGGGTGGGCGGCATCCGCACGTCGACGATGGCGACGTCCGGCCGCTGCGCGTCCACGGCGTCCAGGAAGCCGCCGGGGTCCTCGGCCGTGGCCACCACGTCCAGGGACTCCGCGCGCAGCAGCAGCGCCAGCCCTTCGCGCAGCAGGGCGTCGTCCTCGGCGATCACGATCCGCATGGCAGGGTCACCTTCAGGGTGGTGGGGCCGCCCCGGGGGCTGGCCAGCTCCAGTGTTCCGTCGTGCGCCTCGACCCGGCGGCGGATGCCGGTGAGCCCGGACCCGCCCCGCTCGTCGGCGCCGCCGTGGCCGTCGTCGCGGACCTCGACGCGCAGCAGGCCGCCCGCCGTGCGGACGGCGACCCACGCCTCGCCCGCGCCGCTGTGCCGGGCGATGTTGGTCAGGGCCTCGGCGACCACGAAGTACGCCGTCGCCTCCACCGCCGCCGGGCACCGCGCGGGGACGTCCGCGTCGACCCGGCACGGCACCGGGCAGCCGGCCGCCAGCGCGGTGAGGGCGTCGGGCAGGCTCCGGTCGGCGAGGACCGGCGGGAGGATGCTGCGGACGACCGCGCGCAGTTCGGTGAGTGCCTGCTCGGCGGCGTCCTGGGCGCGGTCCAGCAGGGCCGCGGCCTCCTCCGGGTTCCGGGCGAGGGCGCGCCGGGCGGCCCCGAGCAGCACGGTGACGGCGACGACGCGATTCTGTGTGCAGTCGTGCAACGCCCTTTCCACGCGGCGCAGTTCGGTGACGTGGGCGTCCAGCGCGGCCGCCCGCGTGGCGGTGAGCTCGGCGACCCGCAGGACGAGGTCGGTGCCCGCGTCGGGGCGCAGCAGCCGCCGTCCGGGCCAGGCCTGGAGGCGGGCGAGGGCGGGGGCGCACACCAGGACGACGCCGACCAGCGCGGCGCCGACCAGGCTGATGGCCAGGGCGCCGGGCCAGTCCCGCACGGTCCACCAGCCGACGGCGGAGGTGGCCTCGCTCTCCGGCAGGAAGCGCCAGTACAGCGGGAAGCTGATGTCGTGGGCCGCGCTGAGCGGCAGCGTCGCCCCGATCAGCCCGAGGAACAGGCCGAGCACCGTGTGCGTGGCCACCCAGCGGACCTCGCGGCGCAGGGCGCGGTCGGCGAGCATCGCCCGCAGCCCGGACGGCG contains these protein-coding regions:
- a CDS encoding response regulator — encoded protein: MRIVIAEDDALLREGLALLLRAESLDVVATAEDPGGFLDAVDAQRPDVAIVDVRMPPTHTDEGITAAVEARRRLPGLAVLVLSAYVEQAFAGDLLAQGSARLGYLLKERVGRVEEFLEALYRVADGGTAIDPEVVAQLLTRGRPDTRLERLSPRERDVLALMAEGLGNAAIAERLVVSDGAVHKHIRNIFAKLDLPPTDRTDRRVAAVLHFLEDTRRRG
- a CDS encoding SDR family oxidoreductase gives rise to the protein MSTTGLTVQVFMFMVAGATGNVGRELVRSLAADGERVTAASRGTTAARVPDGARPVRADLTDEAGLREVLEGTDALFPGNEGASAHLIDPHAVVETTLGILGEPADAELRPGLGVQDVLGRPPRAFATGPGVTRTCSADLRRRPGTRESETPAG
- a CDS encoding MazG-like family protein, which encodes MSEHLSSPPASAAGLWESIDGLCGWLDANSPVDGPERLLMRVLKLSEEVGEVAQALVGVTGQNPRKGVTHSWDDVRAELCDVAVTALVALRTLTPEARDVFARHLDRITERSLGA
- a CDS encoding sensor histidine kinase, which translates into the protein MVVTHDRPADVRPGRRRAGSARARAALDALEHLVGGLGTGLLALLATLWLALTAAACLVGVGLWLLPSALHAVRAVADRERGRLSRWGPEIVGPAPPPSGLRAMLADRALRREVRWVATHTVLGLFLGLIGATLPLSAAHDISFPLYWRFLPESEATSAVGWWTVRDWPGALAISLVGAALVGVVLVCAPALARLQAWPGRRLLRPDAGTDLVLRVAELTATRAAALDAHVTELRRVERALHDCTQNRVVAVTVLLGAARRALARNPEEAAALLDRAQDAAEQALTELRAVVRSILPPVLADRSLPDALTALAAGCPVPCRVDADVPARCPAAVEATAYFVVAEALTNIARHSGAGEAWVAVRTAGGLLRVEVRDDGHGGADERGGSGLTGIRRRVEAHDGTLELASPRGGPTTLKVTLPCGS
- a CDS encoding FMN-dependent NADH-azoreductase; its protein translation is MATLLHIDSSVFPASASASRAVARTFRQAWEEQHPEGTVIHRDLATDPVPHLTAESHLAAVTDPAEHTPEQAAALARRLLLIEEIERADALLIGAPMYNFTIPSTLKAWLDNVILVGRTAGDAPSAKGTPVTVVASRGGSYAPGTPREGYEYVQNYLRAVLGDMMGLDVDFIVPELTMAPRVPAMADLVPLFESSRERAHQDATARARALGHRQAA
- a CDS encoding nuclear transport factor 2 family protein → MTIQITRLSDPAVRAFVAAVNNHDREAFMALLAPGATMADDGTERDLAEWTDREIFSSHGHMEVDNESDGGRRLVARYSNDTWGEMRTSWSFTVDDDGRISRFETGQA
- a CDS encoding DoxX family protein: MTCYDRRDLGLLLLRLGTGGVLAAHGSQKLFGWFGGGGIAGTGQFMDSIGYAPGKVSATAAGLAETGGGLLLALGLATPAAGAAAAGAMAGASAVHAPNGFFNQEGGFEYAASLGLTAAGLAVTGPGRLSLDHLLGHTADRSWMVPAALAATAAATAVAVGARSRRLRKAREGQQGVLFE
- a CDS encoding winged helix-turn-helix transcriptional regulator: MAAEQVHGTEACKKVDGGITRVFQLLGKRWTGPIVAVLVEQPAYFAELRRAIPGISERMLSDRLAELGAAGLLVREVDEGPPLRVAYRLTESGAALEPALKELGRWAETHLPEDTSC